In Sorghum bicolor cultivar BTx623 chromosome 10, Sorghum_bicolor_NCBIv3, whole genome shotgun sequence, one genomic interval encodes:
- the LOC8076427 gene encoding ankyrin repeat-containing protein ITN1: MISCLLDLVACTAADDDEAAAIMKALVRTQNKRGETALHQAVRAPAATKVACVDRLMDVDPELACIPFPHQQEDAASPLYLAISLGELGIARHLHSKSKGNVSYSGPDGRNVLHAAVHRGQAAALPMVLEWLKKDPKAMEDDDMPRQQEEGQGHADLLSHLTSQRDKENGSTPLHLAASWSGLPSANWFHRTHPYFWGWSGSPARMLLDANESMAYQPDKRGLYPIHVAAGAGSLRVVKALLGKCPECAVLRDAEGRTFLHVAVEEGRYGVVKYVCRQNPGLASSSILNAQDKNGDTPLHRAVHAGYSGIFYCLVRNPWVRLDVQNNKGRRPIDVSWSTMPLRVYYAWDPRIHIQKYLLRVGAPYGESRGDLFGQKHVLRKEDEDKISENLTAAVQVMCIFSVLITTVTFASAFTLPGGSRSAGDAGGGVPGTPVLAGSSYVFDAFILSDALAFIFSLYATSLLLYAGVPYGTLNARFSNINLAYTLLWHAGRSLLAAFALGLYVVLLPVARTIAIAVAVLMVIIAIGFLKASEGINSMIVIGRIPIPAVWNVVLGWVVYVLDHFWSTIIIFGLPAIRKWGNLP, from the exons ATGATCTCCTGCCTCCTTGATCTCGTGGCCTGCACAGCCGCCGATGATGATGAGGCGGCAGCGATAATGAAGGCGTTGGTGAGGACGCAGAACAAGCGTGGGGAGACCGCGTTGCACCAGGCGGTCCGCGCTCCTGCTGCCACCAAGGTGGCCTGCGTCGACCGGCTCATGGACGTGGATCCGGAGCTGGCCTGCATCCCATTCCCACATCAGCAGGAAGATGCAGCATCCCCACTGTACTTGGCTATCTCACTGGGTGAGCTCGGGATTGCACGGCATCTACATAGCAAGAGTAAAGGCAACGTGTCTTATTCCGGACCAGATGGACGTAACGTCTTGCATGCAGCGGTTCATCGTGGCCAAG CGGCAGCGCTGCCTATGGTTTTGGAATGGCTCAAGAAGGATCCGAAGGCGATGGAGGACGACGACATGCCGCGGCAGCAAGAAGAAGGCCAAGGGCACGCTGATCTCCTGTCGCATCTGACTAGCCAGAGGGACAAGGAGAACGGGAGCACCCCTCTTCACCTGGCTGCATCATGGAGTGGCTTGCCTTCGGCAAACTGGTTCCACAGAACGCACCCATACTTTTGGGGATGGTCAGGGTCACCAGCGAGGATGCTGCTGGACGCTAACGAGTCCATGGCGTACCAGCCAGACAAGAGAGGGTTGTACCCCATACACGTCGCAGCGGGTGCCGGCAGCCTCCGCGTGGTGAAGGCGCTGCTAGGAAAGTGCCCGGAGTGCGCCGTCCTGCGGGATGCCGAGGGAAGGACCTTCCTCCACGTCGCTGTGGAGGAGGGTCGCTACGGCGTGGTCAAATACGTGTGCCGCCAGAATCCAGGTTTAGCCTCCTCCTCAATCCTGAATGCGCAGGACAAGAATGGGGATACTCCGCTGCACCGCGCTGTCCATGCTGGGTACTCGGGAATCTTCTACTGTCTAGTTCGCAATCCGTGGGTTCGCCTGGATGTGCAGAATAACAAGGGCAGGAGACCTATTGATGTTTCATGGAGCACCATGCCTTTAAGGGTTTACTATGCATGG GATCCAAGAATACACATACAGAAATATTTACTAAGAGTGGGAGCTCCCTATGGTGAAAGTCGTGGTGACCTCTTCGGCCAAAAGCATGTTCTCCGCAAAGAAGACGAGGACAAGATATCGGAGAATCTAACAGCTGCAGTACAAGTCATGTGCATTTTTTCCGTCCTGATTACAACTGTGACATTTGCATCGGCTTTTACGTTGCCCGGAGGCAGCCGATCAGCCGGCGACGCCGGCGGTGGTGTCCCCGGCACACCGGTGCTTGCGGGGAGCAGCTACGTTTTTGATGCGTTTATCCTGTCCGATGCTCTGGCATTTATCTTCTCCCTCTACGCCACCTCCCTCCTGCTCTATGCCGGGGTGCCTTATGGGACACTCAACGCCCGCTTCAGCAATATTAATCTTGCGTACACCCTGCTGTGGCATGCTGGAAGAAGCTTGCTGGCTGCTTTTGCCCTAGGCCTCTACGTCGTGCTGCTTCCAGTTGCCCGCACCATTGCCATTGCGGTCGCTGTCCTGATGGTTATCATTGCAATCGGGTTCCTCAAGGCTTCGGAGGGCATCAACTCTATGATTGTGATCGGAAGAATCCCGATACCGGCAGTATGGAATGTTGTGTTAGGATGGGTCGTTTATGTGTTAGACCACTTTTGGTCCACCATAATAATCTTTGGCCTCCCAGCTATTCGCAAGTGGGGAAACTTACCTTAA